A window of uncultured Methanoregula sp. genomic DNA:
GGTATCCCGCGTGTTATCTTGTATTGGCTCTGCCACGGGTTAAATATTTGAGGTCGGTATCCGGCCAGGACGTCCGGGCACAGGCAATACCCGGGAGCATACGGCCTGCACGGACTTCTCCCCCGTTCCCGCTACCGGCAAAGCCGGATGATGCTCATTCTGGCTCTTTTGCCTGAATGGCGATCACACAAAAATTTATAAGATCCGGCGCTATCAGACATGTAGTGGTGCTGCCATGGCATGTATCTGTTACAAGACCAGTTCCGGCAAAGCGTCGCATCCGATAGCCTGGACCACGGTTGCAGTGTTCCCGGGAACGGAAGCCGGATTTCATGCCGCACTTCGCGAGGAATCGAATCTCCTTGACTCCCCGTATGCCCACCGGATCATCAGATCCCGGGACGATGACTGCCGGAGGGTCTGGATGGTGCAGCAGTGCAGGCCATGGAAATGCTGCATGTCGGACCTTCCGTGATGCAGGCCAGAGAAAAATAAAAAATATTTAATTTAAGTTTTTTTCGGATTCCTGTAGGCAATGCCAAAGAGCATGACCATCCCGAGAAGGACCGTTGCAACGCCCCCGAGGCCGAAGAGTATCCGGATCCAGAGCACGAGCGAGGAAGCAAAGAGAAGTCCGAGCGCTATCAGGACCGCACCCACGAGCATCACAAAAACCGGTCCCATCACTTCTTCTGCCAGAGACATTCCTCCTTTTGTATCAGATAATTCGGATTTTGGGTATTTACGGTTATTGTCCCTTATTCCGGAATTTGTGAAAAAAATTATATTTTCACCCCAACTTTTTTAATTAATAACGTGATATTTCATGTGATGCCACGCGGTCGCCCAAAGAACCTGAGTTTATACGAACAGACCAAGGTCAGAAAAATACGGAAGTACTTATCGGACCAGAAAATCACCCGGTTTGACCGTCTTCACGACTCGGCCCTGTTGCAGGCTCTGTATGTCGATTCTTCCGGAAAAGTGTACGTGAGCTATGATTACTTCACCGGGCAGATGCAGGAAGTCCACCGGCTTGTCACCGATTTTATGGAAGAATAATCCTGGGGTCCGCGGGAACAAGAACATTTCCCGCTTCTCTTTATTCTTACCGGTCCTGCCCTTTCTCTGACTCCTTCCTTACCAAATCGGCTGTTTCCATTGTCACAGTCCGCCCGCTCTTTTTTATGATCATCCCGCCATTACCCCAAACGATCTCATTTTAGGAGAGCGAGGATAACCGTACTGCGTGAACCGGGAAAACCCGGGTGATTGCCGTTGTCCAAAACCTGTCCGCACGGTTTTGTTCGACATGGACAACACCCTTTTTGATCTTGTCGAGGCACAGATCGCGTCCTGCAGGGAAGTTGCCCGGTCGTTCGGGCGGGAGGATGGCGAGGAGCTCTTCGGCTATTTCCTCAGGCCTGTTCGTGGATTCGAAGCCCATGAGAATATCCTCGACTATATGAACGACCGGCAGATCCCGGATAACGGCCGGTATCCGGTCTCGTGCCGGCTCTATGAAACTGTCAAGCTCCGGCATATCACACCCTATCAGGGCATCCTGGAAACCCTTGCAATAATCAGGAACAACGGCTACCGCATGGGTATCGTCACCGATGCCCATTCCCGGGATGCGACCCTGCGCCTGGAGAAGACCGGACTTCTCTCCTATTTCGACACCCTGGTGGCGTTCGATATGGTCCAGGTAAAAAAACCGGCCCGGGAGCCGTTTCTGTTCGCGCTCGAGATGCTCAAATCCGATTTTTCCGAAACCCTGATCGTGGGCGACAGCCCGCGCCGGGATCTGGAGCCCTGCAAAGAACTCGGGATCCGGACCATCTATGCCCGGTACGGCGACCGGTTCTCCCAAACCCGGAACTATGACGGGGCGGATTTCATCATCGATTCCATGGACCAGCTGCCCGCCATCCTGACGCTCCTTGCGGATACCGGAGCCTGACTGCAAAATCAGTGCAGGTTTTCCTGCCGGATCCCCGGATGCGGGTCCGGCTTTGCAGAAAAACCCGGCTTTTCCCATCCAGAGTGCCGGTTTTTACCCCAAACCTTAAAAAAAAGGACTATCTAATCTAAATCCTATGTTTGTCCCGACCAAGATCTTTTTCACAAAAGGGGTTGGTGTCCATAAAGACCGGCTGGCATCGTTCGAACTGGCGCTGCGCAAGGCCGGCATTGAGAAGTGCAATCTTGTGTACGTCTCAAGTATCTTCCCGCCCAACTGCAAACAGATCTCAAGGGCGGAAGGTCTGCGGAGCCTCAAAGCCGGCGGAATAACATTCTGCGTTATGGCACGGAACGAGACCAATGAACCCAACCGGCTCGTCTCCTCAGCTATCGGCCTTGCCCTCCCGGCTGATGAGAATGAATACGGGTATCTCTCCGAGCACCACGGGTTTGGCGAGACCCAGCAGAAGACCGGGGAGTATGCCGAGGATCTTGCGGCAACCATGCT
This region includes:
- a CDS encoding HAD-IA family hydrolase, with protein sequence MNRENPGDCRCPKPVRTVLFDMDNTLFDLVEAQIASCREVARSFGREDGEELFGYFLRPVRGFEAHENILDYMNDRQIPDNGRYPVSCRLYETVKLRHITPYQGILETLAIIRNNGYRMGIVTDAHSRDATLRLEKTGLLSYFDTLVAFDMVQVKKPAREPFLFALEMLKSDFSETLIVGDSPRRDLEPCKELGIRTIYARYGDRFSQTRNYDGADFIIDSMDQLPAILTLLADTGA
- a CDS encoding arginine decarboxylase, pyruvoyl-dependent, whose translation is MFVPTKIFFTKGVGVHKDRLASFELALRKAGIEKCNLVYVSSIFPPNCKQISRAEGLRSLKAGGITFCVMARNETNEPNRLVSSAIGLALPADENEYGYLSEHHGFGETQQKTGEYAEDLAATMLATTLGIEFDVNAAWSEREQIYKASGKIIKTKHTCQSAEGDKNGLWTTTIAVAMFL